In one window of Haloimpatiens sp. FM7315 DNA:
- a CDS encoding transposase: protein MARKTKISYEIKIKFVEEYLKGNICQKRIAKELGLNRSSIQEWIRKYKISGPKGLRTTEKNSYYNSDLKLSAVKDYINGIGSLADICLKYSISNKSVLRKWLNKYNKCHKTYKSHNNKGDRIMTNGRKTTYEERIEIVAFCIANANDYKLTANKYNVSYQQVYTWINKYKQGGYNALVDRRGKHKNIEELSESEKIATQLKLLEAENRRLKMENDFLKKLEEIQRR from the coding sequence ATGGCAAGAAAAACAAAGATATCATATGAAATTAAAATTAAATTTGTAGAAGAATATTTAAAGGGAAATATCTGTCAGAAGCGTATAGCCAAAGAACTGGGATTAAATAGAAGCAGCATCCAAGAATGGATACGTAAATATAAAATCTCCGGCCCAAAAGGATTAAGAACTACTGAGAAGAATTCATATTATAATTCTGACCTTAAGCTTAGTGCAGTTAAAGATTACATTAATGGAATTGGTTCATTAGCAGATATATGTTTAAAATATAGTATTTCTAATAAGAGTGTTCTCAGAAAGTGGTTAAACAAGTATAATAAATGTCATAAAACATATAAATCTCATAATAACAAAGGAGATCGGATTATGACTAACGGAAGAAAAACTACATACGAAGAAAGAATTGAAATAGTTGCATTTTGTATTGCTAACGCTAACGATTATAAATTAACTGCTAATAAATATAATGTTTCTTATCAACAAGTATATACTTGGATTAATAAATATAAGCAAGGTGGATATAATGCGCTAGTCGATAGACGCGGTAAACATAAAAACATCGAAGAATTAAGTGAATCAGAAAAAATTGCTACACAATTAAAGCTTCTAGAAGCTGAGAATAGACGTTTAAAAATGGAGAATGATTTCTTAAAAAAGTTAGAAGAAATCCAAAGGAGGTAG
- a CDS encoding WYL domain-containing protein → MTNTEFRKLIQFMQTGELERVRFRFTGRSIEAVLDRLPNAKVIKEKQGEYIVEAKLFGKGIKMWLLSQGDSVEVIGPDKFREEMKRTILEIGMMYK, encoded by the coding sequence TTGACAAACACCGAGTTTAGAAAGTTAATTCAATTTATGCAGACAGGAGAACTAGAAAGAGTAAGGTTCAGATTCACAGGCAGGTCTATAGAGGCTGTTTTAGATAGATTGCCTAATGCTAAAGTAATAAAGGAAAAACAAGGAGAATACATAGTTGAGGCAAAACTCTTTGGTAAAGGTATAAAAATGTGGCTTTTGAGTCAAGGAGATTCTGTAGAAGTTATAGGTCCTGATAAATTTAGGGAAGAAATGAAAAGGACTATTCTAGAGATAGGTATGATGTATAAATAG
- a CDS encoding sugar MFS transporter — translation MVSILLIVIYIAFISLGLPDAILGSAWPSMCGQLNVPVSYAGIISMIIAGGTIVSSLFSEKLIRKLGTAVVTIISVAMTAAALLGFSFSHSFWQLCLWAIPYGLGAGSVDVALNNFVALHYKARHMSWLHSFWGVGATTGPYIMGLFLTNGFRWNSGYQAIGIIQTTLVICLIISLPLWKVKQESNGKEAQEVKSFSLRETIKLPGAKAILTAFFCYCALESTTGLWASSYMVLHKGINAETSAKWASLFYLGITIGRFLSGFITDKLGGKYMVRIGQCTAGLGTLLLLIPMGDIITLIGLILVGLGCAPIYPSLLHETPNNFGADKSQSIMGMQMACAYPLC, via the coding sequence ATGGTATCAATATTATTAATAGTTATTTATATTGCATTTATCAGTTTGGGATTACCGGATGCGATTCTTGGTTCTGCATGGCCATCTATGTGTGGACAATTAAATGTGCCGGTGTCTTATGCAGGAATCATTAGTATGATCATTGCAGGCGGGACCATAGTATCCAGTTTGTTTAGCGAAAAATTAATCCGAAAATTAGGCACAGCAGTGGTAACAATTATTAGTGTTGCAATGACAGCAGCAGCTTTATTGGGATTTTCATTTTCACATTCATTTTGGCAATTATGCCTATGGGCAATCCCCTATGGACTTGGGGCTGGAAGTGTGGATGTAGCTTTAAATAACTTTGTAGCGCTGCACTATAAAGCACGGCATATGAGCTGGTTACACTCTTTTTGGGGAGTTGGCGCAACAACAGGGCCTTATATTATGGGCCTATTCCTTACAAATGGTTTTAGATGGAATTCCGGGTATCAGGCAATTGGTATTATACAAACTACACTTGTTATTTGCCTGATTATTTCATTGCCTTTATGGAAAGTAAAACAGGAATCAAATGGAAAAGAAGCACAGGAGGTAAAAAGCTTCAGTCTAAGGGAAACTATAAAACTTCCTGGAGCAAAGGCAATACTCACAGCATTTTTCTGTTATTGTGCCCTGGAATCCACAACAGGTCTATGGGCTAGCAGCTATATGGTGCTTCACAAAGGAATTAATGCAGAAACATCAGCAAAATGGGCATCTCTGTTTTATCTTGGAATAACCATTGGACGATTCCTCAGTGGTTTCATTACAGATAAATTGGGTGGCAAATATATGGTGCGCATCGGACAATGCACCGCAGGACTTGGGACGCTGTTATTATTGATTCCTATGGGGGATATCATAACACTTATAGGTTTGATTCTGGTAGGACTGGGATGTGCACCTATTTATCCTAGTCTGCTTCACGAGACACCTAATAATTTTGGTGCTGATAAATCTCAATCCATTATGGGAATGCAGATGGCATGTGCCTACCCCCTATGTTAA
- a CDS encoding AraC family transcriptional regulator, protein MVEIKLLKDNSEIVPYNFPSFPVHARKHWLFHYPNMAVVSHWHADLEFIVILRGKMLYSVNGKDYLLEEGHSIFVNSKQLHYGHAFKGEDCQFLCMLFHPSLLYITEYIKKIYVEAICQNRELPFLIFESSDALQQIFNLCQEKTPGFELAVLSHFFSLWLNIFQDIKKVDTKEEPISDKRLETLHSIIGYIQKNYSEKIVLNDIAAAGSVCRSSCCDIFSSLLHMTPIQYLTNYRLEKSIEYLCHNSHSITDIALLCGFNSSSYFTEVFRRELGCTPSEYKVKIKNSFING, encoded by the coding sequence ATGGTTGAAATCAAACTTTTAAAGGACAACTCAGAAATCGTGCCTTACAACTTTCCATCTTTTCCGGTTCACGCCAGAAAACACTGGCTTTTTCATTATCCAAACATGGCTGTTGTCAGCCATTGGCATGCTGATTTGGAATTTATAGTAATACTAAGGGGAAAGATGTTATATTCAGTAAACGGAAAAGACTATTTGCTTGAAGAAGGACATAGCATATTTGTCAATTCAAAACAGCTGCACTATGGCCATGCTTTTAAAGGAGAGGACTGTCAATTTCTATGCATGCTCTTTCACCCATCACTTCTATATATCACGGAATATATAAAAAAAATATATGTAGAAGCTATTTGTCAGAACAGGGAACTTCCCTTTCTTATATTTGAATCCTCTGATGCTTTGCAACAGATATTTAACCTATGTCAGGAAAAAACTCCTGGATTTGAATTAGCGGTATTAAGCCACTTTTTTTCGCTGTGGCTTAATATTTTTCAAGATATAAAAAAGGTAGATACTAAAGAAGAACCTATTTCTGATAAAAGGCTGGAAACTCTTCATTCTATTATTGGCTATATTCAAAAGAATTATTCTGAAAAGATTGTGTTAAACGATATTGCCGCAGCAGGTAGTGTTTGCAGAAGCAGTTGCTGCGACATTTTTTCCAGTTTACTACACATGACCCCAATTCAATACCTTACCAATTACCGACTGGAAAAGAGCATCGAATATTTGTGCCACAACTCACATTCAATTACTGACATTGCATTGCTCTGTGGATTTAACAGCTCCAGTTATTTTACTGAGGTTTTTCGCAGAGAATTGGGATGTACGCCCTCTGAATATAAAGTCAAAATCAAGAATTCTTTCATTAATGGATAG
- a CDS encoding IS3 family transposase produces the protein MELNKSGYSISQLCNCAKICRSSYYKWLNRKETQRDIENKQILNEIIKIYTEVKGIYGYRRITLNLNKTLKSSYNHKHIYRLMKSINISSIIRKKRKRYVYSTPQITAENLLAREFTTEKINEKWLTDVTEFKLTNGTKAYLSAILDLGDNSIISYVLGTSNNNKLVFDTLDKAIITNPTATPLFHSDRGFQYTSKSFKVKLDAINAKQSMSRVGRCIDNGPMEGFWGILKSEMYYLEKFHTYEDLEKAIDEYIKFYNTKRIQKS, from the coding sequence ATGGAACTTAACAAATCGGGATATTCAATATCACAATTATGCAACTGCGCAAAGATTTGTAGATCTTCTTATTATAAATGGTTAAATAGAAAAGAGACACAAAGAGATATCGAAAATAAACAGATTTTGAATGAAATCATTAAAATATATACAGAAGTAAAAGGTATTTATGGCTATAGAAGAATAACTTTGAACTTAAATAAGACTTTAAAATCTAGTTACAATCACAAACATATTTATAGGCTAATGAAATCTATTAATATATCTTCTATAATTCGCAAGAAGAGAAAAAGATATGTTTATAGCACACCTCAAATAACTGCTGAAAATTTATTAGCTAGAGAATTTACAACTGAAAAGATTAACGAAAAATGGTTAACTGATGTTACAGAATTCAAATTAACTAATGGAACAAAAGCATATTTAAGTGCAATTTTGGATCTTGGAGACAATAGTATTATTTCGTACGTATTAGGAACTTCTAATAATAATAAATTAGTTTTTGATACGTTAGATAAAGCTATTATAACTAATCCGACGGCAACGCCACTATTTCATAGTGATCGCGGATTTCAATACACAAGTAAGAGTTTTAAAGTTAAATTAGATGCAATTAATGCAAAACAAAGTATGTCTAGAGTTGGTAGATGTATTGATAATGGACCTATGGAAGGTTTTTGGGGAATATTAAAATCTGAAATGTATTACTTAGAAAAGTTTCATACTTATGAAGATCTTGAAAAAGCTATAGATGAATATATAAAATTTTATAATACAAAAAGAATACAAAAAAGCTGA